From Leifsonia sp. fls2-241-R2A-40a, one genomic window encodes:
- a CDS encoding glutathione-independent formaldehyde dehydrogenase, whose translation MKAVVYEGPRSVSVNDVPDARIERPTDVLVQITTTNICGSDLHMYEGRTDFETGRWFGHENMGRVVEVGDGVDKVQVGDYVVLPFNVACGHCKNCERGLTNYCLTAQPQPEWAGAAYGFADMGPWAGGQADLLRVPWGDFNCLRLGEDAQERQTDYVMLADIFPTGYHATEMANVKPGDQTVIYGAGPVGCMAAYSAIIKGASKVMVVDRHPDRLRLIEEIGAIAIDDSAVDPVEAVNEMTMGLGADNGCECVGYQAHDVEGHEHPNITLNRLVKSVRFTGDIGVVGVYIPQDPGASDELAKQGEVAFDFGEFWFRGQKLGSGQAPVKKYNRRLRDLIAGGKAKPSWIVSHELSLDEAPDAYEHFDKRDDGWTKVVLHPAGASA comes from the coding sequence ATGAAAGCTGTAGTGTACGAAGGCCCGCGCAGTGTGAGCGTCAACGACGTCCCCGATGCACGGATCGAACGGCCGACCGACGTCCTGGTGCAGATCACGACGACGAACATCTGCGGGTCCGACCTGCACATGTACGAGGGCAGAACCGACTTCGAGACCGGGCGGTGGTTCGGGCACGAGAACATGGGCCGGGTCGTCGAAGTCGGTGACGGCGTCGACAAGGTCCAGGTCGGCGACTATGTCGTCCTCCCCTTCAACGTGGCGTGCGGGCACTGCAAGAACTGCGAGCGCGGGCTCACCAACTACTGTCTGACCGCGCAACCCCAGCCGGAGTGGGCAGGCGCCGCCTACGGCTTCGCCGACATGGGGCCGTGGGCCGGTGGACAGGCCGACCTGCTCCGGGTGCCGTGGGGCGACTTCAACTGTCTGCGCCTCGGGGAGGACGCCCAGGAGCGGCAGACCGACTACGTGATGCTGGCCGACATCTTCCCGACCGGCTATCACGCCACGGAGATGGCGAACGTCAAGCCGGGAGATCAGACGGTCATCTACGGCGCCGGGCCCGTCGGCTGCATGGCCGCCTACTCGGCGATCATCAAGGGTGCGAGCAAGGTCATGGTCGTCGACCGGCACCCCGACCGGCTCCGGCTGATCGAGGAGATCGGCGCGATCGCCATCGACGACTCCGCGGTCGATCCGGTCGAGGCGGTCAACGAGATGACGATGGGTCTCGGCGCGGACAACGGCTGCGAGTGCGTCGGCTACCAGGCGCACGACGTGGAGGGTCACGAGCATCCCAACATCACGCTGAACCGGCTCGTCAAGTCGGTCCGGTTCACGGGCGACATCGGAGTGGTCGGCGTCTACATCCCGCAGGACCCGGGCGCATCGGACGAGCTGGCCAAGCAGGGCGAGGTCGCGTTCGACTTCGGCGAGTTCTGGTTCCGCGGTCAGAAGCTGGGCAGCGGGCAGGCGCCGGTGAAGAAGTACAACCGGCGGCTGCGCGACCTCATCGCGGGCGGCAAGGCGAAGCCGTCCTGGATCGTCAGCCACGAGCTGTCCCTGGATGAGGCGCCGGACGCGTACGAGCACTTCGACAAGCGCGACGACGGCTGGACGAAGGTCGTGCTGCACCCGGCGGGCGCGTCGGCGTGA
- a CDS encoding DUF1345 domain-containing protein — MSSRILSARRALVCVAVGAVAGTAAALLIAPRVGPLVGWCTAGIVALVWVWRICWPKDSAGTERLAREESSTHVTDDAIILACLASIAAVVVSVVQSSNRSGDAISIALIILGVLGTMVAWALVNTVYAFKYARMYFVDHQEGGFDFNQGTEPTYSDFAYLAFTIGMSYGVSEVEPNTTGTRRKALLHALLSYFFGTVLIAVAINLVTSLGHG; from the coding sequence GTGTCCAGCCGGATCCTGTCAGCCCGCCGTGCCCTCGTCTGCGTCGCGGTCGGCGCCGTCGCCGGCACCGCCGCCGCGCTTCTCATCGCACCCCGAGTGGGCCCGCTCGTGGGCTGGTGCACGGCCGGGATCGTCGCCCTGGTGTGGGTGTGGCGCATCTGCTGGCCGAAGGACTCAGCGGGCACCGAGCGCCTCGCGCGCGAGGAGTCATCCACCCACGTCACCGACGACGCGATCATCCTCGCCTGTCTCGCCAGCATCGCCGCCGTCGTCGTGTCCGTCGTCCAGTCCAGCAATCGCAGCGGCGACGCGATCTCCATCGCGCTGATCATCCTCGGAGTACTGGGGACCATGGTGGCGTGGGCGCTGGTGAACACCGTCTACGCGTTCAAGTACGCGCGGATGTACTTCGTCGACCACCAGGAGGGAGGCTTCGACTTCAACCAGGGCACTGAGCCCACCTACAGCGACTTCGCCTACCTCGCGTTCACGATCGGGATGTCGTACGGCGTCTCGGAAGTGGAGCCGAACACCACGGGGACCCGCCGGAAGGCCCTGCTGCACGCCCTCTTGTCGTACTTCTTCGGGACGGTCCTGATCGCCGTGGCGATCAACCTCGTCACGAGCCTGGGCCACGGGTGA
- a CDS encoding LysM domain-containing protein encodes MKRLPAVVAMAAVVVGVLAGCAPTVTAAKGHPHTPSRTAAARATPTTSSTAPSSVPSPSPSTTPAAPPPPAPVITPVPAGTVVAQGDVASPKGSIHYHYRVVSNGDNTYSAQYSDFTNTAPIPVSATLIDIPPRVGDGLTDHGMGDHLLGGPTPTPAPPSSANVGTAPSYLVALVTYSSVGSADGVPVELGPGKVLAVDTVRWSVPARQTNVHPADSGPRRLAGGMVTANTPSGAPASYRVGHGDLPENVAERFGITLQDLKWLNPSGRAFGSDGYLYESTILNLDPEALP; translated from the coding sequence GTGAAGCGCCTCCCTGCCGTCGTCGCCATGGCGGCGGTGGTCGTGGGCGTCCTCGCCGGTTGCGCACCGACCGTAACCGCGGCGAAGGGTCACCCGCACACTCCGTCGAGAACGGCCGCCGCGCGCGCAACGCCGACGACGTCGTCAACTGCGCCGTCCAGCGTTCCGAGCCCGTCACCGTCGACGACTCCGGCCGCCCCTCCGCCGCCCGCACCGGTCATCACACCTGTGCCGGCGGGGACCGTCGTCGCGCAGGGGGACGTCGCCTCACCGAAGGGCAGCATCCACTACCACTACCGGGTGGTCTCGAACGGCGACAACACCTACTCGGCGCAGTACTCGGACTTCACGAACACCGCCCCGATCCCCGTCTCGGCCACGCTGATCGACATCCCTCCGCGGGTCGGGGACGGCCTCACGGACCACGGAATGGGCGACCACCTGCTCGGCGGCCCGACGCCCACGCCCGCTCCTCCTTCGTCGGCGAACGTGGGGACCGCCCCTTCCTACCTGGTCGCGCTCGTCACCTACTCGTCCGTCGGCAGTGCGGACGGTGTGCCGGTCGAGCTCGGCCCCGGCAAGGTCCTGGCCGTGGACACCGTCCGATGGTCGGTTCCCGCCCGGCAGACGAACGTCCATCCGGCAGACAGCGGCCCACGGCGCCTCGCCGGCGGCATGGTCACCGCGAACACGCCGTCAGGCGCTCCGGCCAGCTACCGGGTGGGACACGGCGACCTGCCGGAGAACGTCGCCGAGCGATTCGGCATCACCCTGCAGGACCTGAAGTGGTTGAACCCGAGCGGTCGAGCGTTCGGCTCCGACGGATATCTCTACGAGAGCACGATCCTGAACCTGGATCCCGAGGCGCTCCCGTAG
- a CDS encoding antibiotic biosynthesis monooxygenase — protein sequence MELKLGVLALLEAKPDKAGDVKEFLIGGKAVVDSEPGTRTWYAFQIDDTHFGIFDTFADEDARQAHLNGDIPRALGQVGPGLLATDPDLRTVDLLAVKHERTEG from the coding sequence ATGGAACTGAAGCTCGGCGTACTTGCTCTGCTCGAAGCGAAGCCCGACAAGGCGGGTGACGTGAAAGAGTTCCTGATCGGCGGCAAAGCCGTCGTCGACAGCGAACCGGGCACGCGCACGTGGTACGCGTTCCAGATCGACGACACGCACTTCGGCATCTTCGACACTTTCGCCGATGAGGATGCACGACAGGCACACCTGAACGGCGACATTCCCCGGGCGCTCGGTCAGGTCGGACCGGGCCTGCTGGCAACGGACCCCGACCTGAGGACCGTCGACCTGCTCGCCGTCAAGCACGAGCGAACCGAGGGCTGA